Proteins encoded in a region of the Natronorubrum halophilum genome:
- a CDS encoding TspO/MBR family protein → MVANHTRSPGRLPDGGALVRLVGFVVLINVIGSLPGVFSSPDTAWFRSLEKPWFYPPEIAFPIVWTLLFTLLGVALWLVWRSDASGRRLALGLFAVQMAFNVAWSPTFFTLEAPLAALGIILALWVLVVATIEAFRRVDRRAAALLVPYLAWVTFAAVLNFDLWRLNA, encoded by the coding sequence ATGGTCGCGAACCACACCCGGTCGCCGGGTCGATTACCGGACGGCGGGGCGCTCGTTCGACTGGTCGGCTTCGTCGTGCTGATAAACGTGATCGGGAGCCTTCCCGGCGTCTTCTCGTCGCCCGACACGGCCTGGTTTCGGAGCCTCGAGAAACCGTGGTTCTACCCGCCCGAAATCGCGTTTCCGATCGTCTGGACGCTGCTCTTTACGCTACTGGGCGTCGCGCTCTGGCTCGTCTGGCGCAGCGACGCGTCGGGTCGACGGCTCGCGCTCGGCCTCTTCGCCGTCCAGATGGCATTTAACGTCGCGTGGTCGCCCACGTTCTTCACGCTCGAGGCACCGCTGGCCGCTCTCGGTATTATTCTCGCCCTCTGGGTGCTGGTCGTCGCGACGATCGAGGCCTTCCGGCGCGTCGACCGCCGCGCCGCGGCCCTGCTCGTTCCGTATCTCGCCTGGGTGACGTTCGCGGCCGTCCTCAACTTCGACCTCTGGCGACTGAACGCCTGA
- a CDS encoding MFS transporter, whose amino-acid sequence MTALADGRGKILFAVATGWCFSIGVRLAYPVLLPFVQNAYGLDLTTAGFLLTVLWFAYALGQLPGGVLADRFGEGNILVVSTLISAVALGLVAAAGTVSVVFLATACFGFGTALYGVARFTILSDVFPDNDGTAIGITMAAGEVGNAVIPLVAGGIAAALAWQYGFGLAVPIFVLVALLLRLVVPARTSGSTSAVDSLSLETVRYVASHVRQPSIVVVTAIQILTYCIWQAFTGFYPTYLIETKGFSEALATALFSAFFAMGIVVQPLTGRLYDQFGIKRSLPAVLGVVVVGLVALPFLEGFWPIVAGTVVLSSILGYGTITLPYMTAAFPADMKGTGLGFLRTFYMTIGAASPVLFGALADRGFFDEGYFVLAGFAVVAMALIRWLPEGTET is encoded by the coding sequence ATGACGGCACTCGCCGACGGCCGCGGGAAGATTCTCTTCGCCGTCGCGACCGGCTGGTGTTTCTCGATCGGCGTCCGACTTGCGTACCCAGTGTTGCTCCCGTTCGTGCAGAACGCCTACGGGCTCGATCTGACGACGGCGGGATTCCTGTTGACGGTTCTCTGGTTCGCGTACGCGCTCGGGCAGCTTCCCGGCGGGGTTCTCGCCGATCGATTCGGGGAGGGGAACATCCTCGTCGTGAGTACGCTCATCTCGGCAGTTGCGCTCGGACTCGTCGCCGCGGCGGGAACGGTCTCCGTCGTCTTCCTCGCGACGGCGTGTTTCGGGTTCGGGACGGCACTCTACGGCGTCGCCAGGTTCACGATCCTCTCGGACGTCTTCCCGGACAACGACGGGACGGCGATCGGCATCACGATGGCCGCGGGCGAAGTCGGTAACGCCGTTATTCCGCTCGTCGCCGGCGGCATCGCGGCCGCCCTCGCCTGGCAGTACGGCTTCGGGCTCGCCGTTCCGATATTCGTCCTCGTCGCCCTCTTGCTCCGGCTCGTCGTGCCCGCACGAACCTCCGGATCGACGAGCGCCGTCGACAGCCTCTCGCTCGAGACGGTTCGGTACGTCGCGTCCCACGTGCGCCAGCCGTCCATCGTCGTCGTGACGGCGATCCAGATCCTCACGTACTGTATCTGGCAGGCGTTTACGGGGTTCTACCCGACCTACCTGATCGAGACGAAGGGGTTCTCGGAGGCGCTGGCGACGGCGCTGTTCAGCGCGTTCTTCGCGATGGGGATCGTCGTCCAGCCGCTGACCGGACGGCTCTACGATCAGTTCGGTATCAAGCGGTCGCTCCCGGCCGTGCTAGGCGTCGTCGTGGTCGGCCTCGTCGCGCTGCCGTTTCTCGAGGGGTTCTGGCCGATCGTTGCGGGCACCGTCGTTCTCTCGAGCATCCTCGGCTACGGGACGATCACCCTGCCGTACATGACCGCAGCGTTTCCGGCGGATATGAAGGGGACGGGACTGGGGTTCCTGCGAACGTTCTACATGACCATCGGTGCCGCGAGTCCGGTCCTGTTCGGCGCGCTCGCCGATCGCGGGTTCTTCGATGAGGGGTACTTCGTACTGGCCGGTTTCGCGGTCGTAGCGATGGCGCTCATTCGCTGGCTCCCGGAAGGTACTGAAACGTGA
- a CDS encoding ABC transporter ATP-binding protein: MPAIELRGVTKRYHRRGLFRSRSVTALHDVDLTVQSGEVFGFLGPNGAGKSTTIDILLDYAAPTEGSVHVLGNDVATESTAIRERVGILPDGYGAIGERTGREHVEFAIDAKDADDDPAELIERVGMSGLDAYPIAEYSKGMAQRLMLAMALVGEPDLLVLDEPSTGLDPNGARTMRRIVREENERGATVFFSSHIMEQVEAVCDRVGILDGGELVAVDTIDALRESTGGTSTVTLELSTVPESAMSRVRSLEGVTGIKTDGSTVVVACENAAKASVIATLYDSTAEVTNVTTSQTSLEDLFERYTRGVAQ, encoded by the coding sequence ATGCCCGCTATCGAACTCCGCGGCGTGACCAAACGCTACCACCGCCGCGGGCTCTTCAGGAGCCGGTCGGTCACCGCCCTCCACGACGTAGACCTCACCGTGCAATCCGGGGAGGTTTTCGGGTTCTTGGGCCCGAACGGTGCCGGGAAGTCGACGACGATCGACATCCTGCTCGACTACGCCGCCCCGACCGAGGGCTCGGTCCACGTTCTCGGAAACGACGTTGCGACCGAGAGCACCGCGATCCGAGAGCGCGTCGGTATCCTTCCGGACGGCTACGGAGCTATCGGCGAACGAACCGGCCGTGAGCACGTCGAGTTCGCTATCGACGCGAAAGACGCGGACGACGACCCGGCCGAACTCATCGAGCGCGTGGGGATGAGCGGCCTCGACGCGTACCCCATCGCGGAGTACTCGAAAGGGATGGCCCAGCGACTCATGCTCGCGATGGCACTGGTCGGCGAACCCGACCTGCTGGTCCTGGACGAACCCTCGACCGGACTCGATCCGAACGGCGCTCGGACCATGCGCCGGATCGTCCGCGAGGAAAACGAACGCGGCGCGACCGTCTTCTTCTCGAGCCACATCATGGAGCAAGTCGAAGCGGTCTGTGACCGCGTGGGGATCTTGGACGGCGGCGAACTCGTCGCCGTCGACACGATCGACGCGTTGCGCGAATCCACCGGCGGGACGTCGACGGTGACGCTCGAGCTATCGACGGTTCCCGAGAGCGCGATGAGCCGCGTCCGATCGCTCGAGGGCGTGACCGGCATCAAAACCGACGGATCGACCGTCGTCGTTGCCTGCGAAAACGCCGCGAAGGCGTCCGTTATCGCGACGCTGTACGACTCCACGGCCGAGGTGACGAACGTCACGACGAGCCAGACGTCGCTCGAGGACCTCTTCGAGCGCTACACGCGGGGTGTTGCACAGTGA
- a CDS encoding ABC transporter permease subunit, which produces MTDLPSLALFVREDVRDTVRERQLHLLVGLYVLLGALVTYTNGRLSASGPELVPPLLAIFTMLTPLLALGFFASALVEKRTTGALKVVLGLPLSRGTVVLGTFLGRTLVICTAIFASFLAAVPLALLMGVTVDPVRFVTVAALLAVLGITFTALAVGVSAVVRTATRATVSAFGLFVLFFFQLWTQLPRAVLYVRHGFSFPETSPEWVEFVAAVNPVAAYAHLMGSFFPDLNNGTFIQPPSDPAFYERPAFALVMLVGWIVASVGVGYWRFRSTDI; this is translated from the coding sequence GTGACCGACCTCCCCTCCCTCGCACTGTTCGTCCGCGAGGACGTTCGCGATACCGTCCGCGAGCGCCAGCTCCACCTGCTCGTCGGTCTGTACGTCCTTCTCGGAGCGCTCGTGACCTACACCAACGGTCGGTTGTCGGCTTCCGGGCCGGAGTTGGTTCCGCCGCTGCTCGCCATCTTTACGATGTTGACGCCGCTGCTCGCGCTCGGATTCTTCGCGTCCGCGCTGGTCGAAAAGCGCACGACCGGCGCGCTCAAGGTCGTACTCGGGCTCCCGCTCTCTCGAGGCACGGTTGTGCTCGGGACGTTCCTCGGGCGAACGCTCGTCATCTGTACGGCGATCTTCGCGTCGTTCCTCGCCGCCGTTCCGCTGGCGCTCCTGATGGGCGTGACCGTCGATCCCGTCAGATTCGTCACCGTGGCCGCGTTGCTCGCCGTTCTCGGGATCACGTTCACCGCGCTCGCCGTCGGCGTCTCGGCCGTCGTTCGAACGGCGACGCGGGCGACGGTCTCCGCGTTCGGACTCTTCGTCCTCTTTTTCTTCCAGCTCTGGACGCAACTGCCGCGGGCCGTGCTCTACGTTCGCCACGGCTTTTCGTTCCCTGAGACGAGCCCGGAGTGGGTCGAGTTCGTCGCAGCCGTGAACCCGGTCGCCGCCTACGCGCACCTGATGGGCAGTTTCTTTCCGGATCTCAACAACGGCACGTTCATCCAGCCGCCGTCCGATCCGGCGTTTTACGAACGACCAGCGTTCGCACTCGTCATGCTCGTCGGCTGGATCGTCGCCTCGGTCGGCGTCGGCTACTGGCGGTTCAGGTCGACTGACATCTGA
- a CDS encoding diacylglycerol/polyprenol kinase family protein, producing the protein MADELKRRLVHSSGAGLVALYLLSDAFDFGLTWPRFRVLMVVLALGTIVLEFLRLQVGLDWQLYDKLTREYEQHKFAGYGYYMVSMTIVVLLFEPEIALPSMLMLAIGDPISGAVSDDSLKFVKGPKVLVTMFVVSAIIAAAFLYEHPLAVVAAALGATLADGIKLKVGDYIVDDNLTIPIYAGVLAWLVLEFGPV; encoded by the coding sequence ATGGCTGACGAACTGAAGCGACGACTCGTCCACTCGAGCGGGGCGGGGCTGGTCGCACTTTACCTCCTCTCCGACGCCTTTGACTTCGGACTGACGTGGCCCCGGTTTCGGGTCCTGATGGTCGTTCTCGCGCTCGGAACGATCGTCCTCGAGTTCCTCCGGCTGCAGGTCGGACTCGACTGGCAGCTGTACGACAAACTGACGCGCGAGTACGAACAGCACAAGTTCGCGGGCTACGGCTACTACATGGTTAGCATGACGATCGTCGTCCTCCTCTTCGAGCCCGAAATCGCCCTCCCGTCGATGTTGATGCTCGCCATCGGCGATCCGATCAGCGGCGCGGTCTCCGACGACAGCCTCAAGTTCGTCAAGGGGCCGAAGGTGCTCGTCACGATGTTCGTCGTGAGCGCGATCATCGCCGCGGCGTTCCTCTACGAGCACCCGCTCGCCGTCGTCGCGGCGGCGCTGGGTGCGACCCTCGCCGACGGAATCAAACTCAAAGTCGGCGACTACATCGTCGACGACAACCTGACGATCCCCATCTACGCGGGGGTTTTGGCCTGGTTGGTTCTCGAGTTCGGGCCGGTCTGA
- the glyS gene encoding glycine--tRNA ligase translates to MSEHERAEATNTADEPTSEKLVELAKRRGYFFQSSGAYGGVGGFYTFGPQGAALKGNVEDAWRDRFAVAEGNMEIDAPTIMPEPVFEASGHLDGFDDMLVECPECGESHRADHVVEDNTEYEDAESLAIPAIEEVIAEHQLVCPSCGAGLAGQAVEAFNLMFATSIGPGDSQPGYLRPETAQGIFVEFPRLKEYARNQLPFGVTQIGRAYRNEISPRRSIIRTREFTQAELEYFIDPETDEPDLTKIEDVEVTLYPASEQNKESAAQRAAEEASGDDAKPREGSEIETTIGEAVEEGIITSPWVAYFLGVAKPWYDAVGVDMDRFRFRQHLSGERAHYAADCWDAEGEIDGNWIELAGFAYRSDYDLSKHAEHSGDRFTVFKQYDEPKTVERATVDPDMSYLGPEFGGAAQDVVEKLETLAGRDREAFEGDTVEIELEGETHELPLEKTGFAVEEQTEAGEHIVPHVVEPSFGVDRLVYTVLHHAYREDEVDGEERTYLGLDPEVAPTFVGVFPLQSDDELEAEAEEIATALREAGLSVTYDDSGNIGRRYRRQDEVGTPFCLTVDYETIEDEETTVTVRERDTTDQKRLPVDGLAETLAEIREGDLEFDEL, encoded by the coding sequence ATGAGTGAGCACGAACGCGCGGAGGCGACCAACACCGCGGACGAACCGACGAGCGAGAAACTGGTCGAACTGGCCAAGCGGCGGGGCTACTTCTTCCAGTCTTCCGGCGCGTACGGCGGCGTCGGCGGTTTCTACACGTTCGGCCCGCAGGGTGCGGCCCTGAAGGGCAACGTCGAGGACGCCTGGCGCGACCGGTTCGCGGTCGCCGAGGGCAACATGGAGATCGACGCGCCGACGATCATGCCAGAACCGGTCTTCGAGGCGTCGGGCCACCTCGACGGCTTCGACGACATGCTCGTCGAGTGTCCGGAGTGTGGCGAGAGCCACCGCGCCGACCACGTCGTCGAGGACAACACGGAGTACGAGGACGCCGAGAGCCTCGCCATCCCGGCAATCGAGGAGGTCATCGCCGAGCACCAACTCGTCTGTCCCTCCTGTGGCGCCGGCCTCGCGGGTCAGGCCGTCGAGGCGTTCAACCTCATGTTCGCGACGAGCATCGGCCCCGGCGACTCCCAGCCCGGCTACCTGCGTCCCGAGACCGCACAGGGCATCTTCGTGGAATTCCCCCGGCTGAAGGAGTACGCCAGAAATCAGCTTCCGTTCGGTGTCACCCAGATCGGCCGCGCCTACCGCAACGAGATCAGCCCGCGGCGTTCGATCATCCGGACCCGCGAGTTCACGCAAGCCGAACTCGAGTACTTCATCGATCCCGAGACGGACGAGCCGGACCTGACAAAGATCGAAGACGTCGAGGTGACGCTCTACCCGGCCAGCGAGCAGAACAAAGAGAGCGCGGCGCAACGCGCCGCGGAGGAAGCGAGCGGCGACGATGCGAAGCCGCGAGAAGGCAGCGAGATCGAGACGACCATCGGCGAGGCCGTCGAGGAAGGGATCATCACCAGCCCGTGGGTCGCCTACTTCCTCGGCGTCGCCAAACCGTGGTACGACGCCGTCGGCGTCGACATGGACCGGTTCCGGTTCCGCCAGCACCTCTCGGGCGAACGGGCCCACTACGCCGCGGACTGCTGGGACGCGGAGGGCGAAATCGACGGCAACTGGATCGAACTCGCCGGATTCGCCTACCGCAGCGACTACGACCTCTCGAAACACGCCGAGCACTCCGGCGACCGCTTTACGGTCTTCAAGCAGTACGACGAGCCCAAAACCGTCGAACGCGCCACGGTCGATCCCGACATGAGCTACCTCGGTCCGGAGTTCGGCGGTGCGGCACAGGACGTGGTCGAGAAACTCGAGACCCTCGCGGGCCGCGATCGAGAGGCTTTCGAGGGCGACACCGTAGAGATCGAACTCGAGGGCGAGACCCACGAACTCCCCCTCGAGAAGACAGGCTTCGCGGTCGAGGAGCAGACCGAAGCCGGCGAGCACATCGTTCCCCACGTCGTCGAACCCTCCTTCGGCGTGGATCGGCTGGTCTACACCGTCCTCCACCACGCCTACCGCGAGGACGAGGTCGACGGCGAGGAGCGGACCTACCTCGGTCTCGATCCCGAAGTCGCCCCGACCTTCGTGGGCGTCTTCCCGCTACAAAGCGACGACGAACTCGAGGCAGAGGCCGAGGAGATCGCCACGGCCCTGCGCGAGGCCGGCCTGTCTGTCACGTACGACGACTCGGGCAACATCGGTCGTCGGTACCGCCGCCAGGACGAGGTCGGCACGCCGTTCTGCCTGACGGTCGATTACGAGACGATAGAAGACGAGGAGACGACCGTCACGGTCCGCGAGCGAGACACGACCGACCAGAAGCGACTGCCGGTCGACGGCCTGGCGGAGACGCTGGCCGAAATTCGGGAGGGAGACCTCGAGTTCGACGAACTGTAG
- a CDS encoding CBS domain-containing protein, producing the protein MNVADAMTPREDVVTAELPGTRSDVLEYLQEQSFSSVPVVKSTDDGLEYRGLVSRDVLIEQPDEDQLVMLMDDVPTTTAETSLEDVARTMVEEGARRVPVVDGEFEGIVTVTDVIHAIATGDQETEGTVEGYASTDVNTSYEGAPLPVAERELYYANVPYAVVLDDDGRMCGVLTEVDIIDVARIVEGEEETGNNFPDQDSEWSWEGIKGVGSRYLPTRDIEIPNGPVSEFMSDDVVTVSVQTSVQEAAQQMISNDIEQIPMVTGEQLVGIVCDVDILEALYE; encoded by the coding sequence ATGAACGTAGCCGACGCGATGACGCCCCGCGAGGACGTGGTCACCGCCGAACTCCCAGGCACTCGCTCGGACGTCCTCGAGTACCTGCAAGAACAATCCTTCTCGTCCGTTCCGGTCGTCAAATCGACCGACGACGGCCTCGAATACCGCGGACTGGTCTCGCGGGACGTCCTGATCGAACAGCCCGACGAGGACCAGCTCGTGATGTTGATGGACGACGTACCGACGACGACGGCCGAGACGTCGCTCGAGGACGTCGCGAGAACGATGGTCGAGGAGGGTGCGCGCCGCGTCCCGGTAGTCGACGGCGAGTTCGAGGGAATCGTCACGGTGACGGACGTGATCCACGCGATCGCGACGGGAGATCAGGAGACCGAGGGCACCGTCGAGGGCTACGCGAGCACCGACGTGAACACGAGCTACGAGGGCGCGCCGCTGCCGGTCGCCGAGCGCGAACTGTACTACGCGAACGTTCCCTACGCGGTCGTACTGGACGATGACGGCCGGATGTGCGGCGTTCTGACGGAGGTCGACATCATCGACGTCGCCCGCATCGTCGAGGGCGAAGAGGAGACGGGGAACAACTTCCCGGATCAGGACTCGGAGTGGTCCTGGGAGGGCATCAAGGGCGTTGGCAGTCGCTACCTCCCGACCCGGGACATCGAGATTCCCAACGGGCCCGTCAGCGAGTTCATGAGCGACGACGTGGTGACAGTCTCGGTACAGACGTCCGTACAGGAGGCCGCACAGCAGATGATCAGCAACGATATCGAACAGATTCCGATGGTCACCGGCGAGCAGTTGGTGGGTATCGTCTGCGACGTCGACATTCTGGAGGCGCTGTATGAGTGA
- a CDS encoding DUF7556 family protein, with protein MVTNSHTMTSDDTVIGSIDSTNSSEEYVIADISADGAWLSMQADDAPTLPAWR; from the coding sequence ATGGTGACGAACTCCCACACCATGACCTCCGACGACACCGTCATCGGCTCGATCGACTCGACGAACTCGAGCGAGGAATACGTTATCGCCGATATTTCGGCCGACGGTGCCTGGCTTTCGATGCAGGCGGACGACGCGCCGACGCTTCCGGCATGGCGATAA
- a CDS encoding class I SAM-dependent methyltransferase → MGEELSRSAKRRGELWSAAGDDWAELLAPTVSSIWGPVLDLARVTRGSRVLDVGCGSGDVLAQAQLRGATVSGVDLADSLLEIASDRLPEADLRLGDMMTLPFEDDAFDAVVSLNSLMFAGDPVEALREARRVLTPDGRLAVALWAEEEINEFRHVVRALVSVLPEPPAGDGPFALSEPGVLEEVISEAGFEPFETRCVPTPFTFVDREHYLGAVLGMAPGQSVLRQVDEEAVIEALLEAGEEFRRDDGSYRLENTFQAVGAIPRVE, encoded by the coding sequence ATGGGTGAAGAACTCAGCCGATCGGCCAAGCGACGTGGCGAACTCTGGAGCGCCGCGGGCGACGACTGGGCCGAACTCCTCGCCCCGACCGTCTCCTCGATCTGGGGTCCTGTTCTCGACCTCGCTCGAGTGACGAGGGGAAGCCGGGTGCTCGACGTCGGCTGCGGATCCGGCGACGTTCTCGCTCAGGCTCAGCTCCGGGGTGCGACGGTGTCCGGCGTCGACCTCGCCGACTCCCTCCTCGAGATCGCGAGCGACCGACTCCCTGAGGCGGACCTCCGACTCGGGGACATGATGACGCTCCCGTTCGAGGACGACGCGTTCGACGCCGTCGTCTCCCTCAACAGCCTCATGTTCGCCGGCGACCCGGTCGAGGCGCTACGCGAAGCGAGGCGGGTACTGACTCCCGACGGCCGACTCGCGGTCGCCCTTTGGGCGGAGGAAGAGATCAACGAGTTCCGCCACGTCGTGCGGGCCCTTGTGAGCGTCCTGCCCGAGCCACCGGCGGGCGACGGCCCGTTCGCGCTCTCCGAGCCCGGGGTCTTAGAGGAGGTGATATCGGAGGCCGGGTTCGAGCCGTTCGAGACGCGATGCGTCCCGACGCCGTTCACCTTCGTCGACCGAGAACACTACCTCGGAGCCGTCCTCGGAATGGCTCCCGGGCAGAGCGTCCTCAGGCAGGTGGACGAGGAGGCGGTGATCGAAGCCCTGTTGGAGGCGGGCGAGGAGTTCCGTCGGGACGACGGGTCGTACCGCCTCGAGAATACGTTCCAGGCCGTTGGTGCGATCCCGCGAGTCGAGTGA
- a CDS encoding ABC transporter ATP-binding protein: MSTPDDPIGFGANEIPRGETLLEVDGLTKHFASESGLFAGINLETDRFPPVSFGVDRVEAVDDVSFEIEMGETLGLVGESGCGKSTLGRTILRLLDPTDGTISFKGDDLAELSGEELRRKRAEIQMIFQDPQSSLDPRMKVGQIIEEPMRAHDMFDGEGREVRAKELLEKVGLDPRHYNRYPHAFSGGQRQRINLARALSVDPDFVVCDEPVSALDVSIQAQVMNTMEELQEEFGLTYLFIAHDLSVIRHISDRVAVMYLGHIVELAEKEELFENPQHPYTKALLESIPVPDPRESGVRGVLEGEVPSPQEPPSGCRFRTRCPQLIAPDEYTLSEAEWEHTRAFMRAVKRRAFEAMAAAEIRQEFFGGTVPSGEAGEIVENAIEFVAADSDYRTEDDETGDRAGWEEATDLLLESFAERSICARERPAYDLEPEYGSGEHFAACHRHR; the protein is encoded by the coding sequence ATGAGCACGCCGGACGATCCGATCGGCTTCGGAGCGAACGAGATTCCCCGCGGCGAGACGTTGCTCGAGGTCGACGGCCTGACGAAGCACTTCGCGTCCGAATCGGGGCTGTTCGCGGGGATCAACCTCGAGACCGATCGGTTCCCGCCGGTGAGTTTCGGGGTCGATCGGGTGGAGGCCGTCGACGACGTCTCCTTCGAGATCGAGATGGGCGAGACGCTGGGGCTCGTGGGGGAATCGGGCTGTGGAAAGAGCACGCTCGGGCGGACGATCCTTCGACTGCTCGATCCGACCGACGGGACGATCAGCTTCAAGGGTGACGATCTGGCCGAGCTGAGCGGCGAGGAACTGCGCCGGAAGCGCGCGGAGATCCAGATGATCTTTCAGGATCCCCAGTCGTCGCTCGATCCCCGGATGAAGGTGGGCCAGATCATCGAGGAGCCGATGCGGGCCCACGACATGTTCGACGGCGAGGGTCGCGAGGTGCGAGCGAAGGAACTCCTCGAGAAGGTCGGCCTCGATCCGCGCCACTACAACCGATATCCTCACGCGTTCTCCGGCGGGCAGCGCCAGCGAATTAACCTCGCGCGGGCGCTGTCGGTCGACCCCGACTTCGTCGTCTGTGACGAACCCGTCTCCGCGCTGGATGTCTCCATTCAGGCGCAGGTGATGAACACGATGGAGGAGCTACAGGAGGAGTTCGGACTCACCTACCTCTTCATCGCCCACGACCTCTCCGTGATTCGCCACATCTCCGACCGCGTCGCGGTGATGTACCTCGGCCACATCGTCGAACTCGCCGAGAAGGAAGAACTGTTCGAGAACCCCCAACACCCCTACACGAAGGCGTTGCTCGAGTCGATCCCCGTTCCGGACCCGCGCGAGTCGGGGGTTCGTGGCGTGCTCGAGGGGGAGGTACCGAGCCCGCAGGAGCCGCCCTCGGGCTGTCGGTTCCGGACCAGATGTCCGCAGTTGATCGCGCCCGACGAATACACGTTGAGCGAAGCAGAGTGGGAGCACACTCGAGCGTTCATGCGCGCGGTCAAGCGGCGCGCGTTCGAGGCGATGGCAGCCGCCGAAATCCGTCAGGAGTTCTTCGGCGGCACCGTTCCCAGCGGCGAGGCGGGTGAGATCGTCGAGAACGCGATCGAGTTCGTCGCGGCCGATAGCGACTACCGAACCGAGGACGACGAAACCGGCGATCGAGCGGGCTGGGAGGAAGCGACCGACCTGTTGCTCGAGTCCTTCGCCGAGCGGAGCATCTGTGCGCGGGAGCGACCCGCCTACGACCTCGAACCGGAGTACGGGTCTGGCGAACACTTCGCGGCGTGTCACCGACACCGGTGA
- a CDS encoding ABC transporter ATP-binding protein, with translation MSTEPLLRVENLKTQFFTETGTVRAVDGISFEVYEGEIVGLVGESGAGKSVASMSLMRLVETPGEIVGGEVTYKGETIFGLEEGPDGELRERDEMLSESEIRDRIRGNEIAVIFQDPMESLNPVFTVGGQLREFIEINRDLPTDEAKDEAIAMLREVGIPDPNERYEEYPHQFSGGMRQRVLIAMALACEPSLIIADEPTTALDVTVESQILDLVDELQDRYDTSFIWVTHDMGVVAEICDRVNVMYLGEIVEQAPVDELFYDTNHPYTKALLDSMPRPDRTVDELDPIEGVMPEAINPPSGCRFHPRCPDAREVCTRVNPEPLEVDRADGHPHRAACVKHDVFDVGYEESAPLEEGNGAETRVGETGTESDVNAESPAEEGQASTDGGEANDVSRSTSDRKSERGESQR, from the coding sequence ATGAGCACAGAACCACTCCTTCGCGTCGAGAATCTCAAGACACAGTTCTTCACAGAGACCGGGACCGTTCGCGCCGTCGACGGCATCTCCTTCGAGGTCTACGAGGGCGAGATCGTCGGCCTCGTCGGCGAGTCGGGGGCCGGCAAGTCGGTCGCGTCGATGAGTTTGATGCGCCTCGTCGAAACCCCCGGCGAAATCGTCGGCGGGGAAGTCACCTACAAGGGAGAGACGATCTTCGGGCTCGAGGAGGGACCCGACGGGGAACTCCGCGAGCGCGATGAGATGCTCTCGGAATCCGAGATCCGCGATCGGATCCGGGGCAACGAGATCGCGGTGATCTTCCAGGATCCGATGGAGTCGCTCAACCCGGTGTTCACCGTGGGCGGCCAGCTCCGGGAGTTCATCGAGATCAACCGCGACCTCCCGACAGACGAGGCGAAAGACGAGGCGATCGCGATGCTTCGGGAGGTCGGCATTCCCGACCCCAACGAACGCTACGAGGAGTACCCCCACCAGTTCTCCGGGGGGATGCGCCAGCGCGTGCTCATCGCGATGGCGCTGGCCTGCGAGCCGAGTCTCATCATCGCCGACGAGCCGACCACCGCGCTGGACGTCACCGTCGAGAGCCAGATCCTGGACCTCGTCGACGAGTTGCAGGATCGCTACGACACGAGCTTTATCTGGGTCACCCACGACATGGGCGTCGTCGCCGAGATCTGCGATCGGGTGAACGTGATGTACCTCGGCGAAATCGTCGAGCAAGCGCCGGTGGACGAACTGTTCTACGACACCAACCATCCCTACACGAAGGCCTTGCTCGATTCGATGCCCCGGCCCGATCGAACCGTCGACGAACTCGACCCCATCGAGGGCGTGATGCCCGAGGCGATCAACCCGCCCTCGGGCTGTCGGTTCCATCCCCGTTGCCCCGACGCCAGAGAGGTCTGTACGCGCGTCAACCCCGAACCGCTCGAGGTCGATCGCGCCGACGGCCACCCCCATCGAGCGGCCTGCGTGAAACACGACGTCTTCGACGTCGGATACGAGGAAAGCGCGCCGCTCGAGGAAGGGAACGGGGCGGAGACGAGGGTGGGGGAAACGGGGACCGAAAGCGACGTGAACGCGGAGTCGCCCGCGGAGGAAGGACAGGCGTCGACGGATGGGGGTGAGGCGAACGACGTGAGCCGATCCACATCGGACCGGAAGTCCGAAAGAGGTGAGTCCCAGCGATGA